From the genome of Turicibacter faecis, one region includes:
- a CDS encoding amino acid ABC transporter ATP-binding/permease protein, giving the protein MKRQSGLKIMRRLILELKPLIHVMVMTITLGVLGFLAAIAIGVLAAIALGTWVEGSSVVSFETALVLMGVCAVSRGLLRYGEQLSGHYIAFKILYLLRDKIFAKLRTLAPAKLEGKDKGNLISMITSDIELLEVFYAHTIAPIAIAILTNSLISFVLSQIHPVYGWVSAIYFIVVGVLIPYFSSISVKEAGVLYRQVFADSNQYILDSLRGLKEIIFFNQGANRLANLDHHSCTLNQSVRQIKNHEGFVTGLTGVIISSAMLVFTGTGFYFYTTHQLSLTAVLVALVLIASSFGPVVALSNLSNTLAHTFACAQRLFDLLDEVPQVDEVAGEMEIRADHLAFDRVTFTYPSSDRAIFKEASISISKGDKLALVGPSGTGKSTFIKLLMRYFDVQAGRITIDGTTISKIPTNALKAKQTLVSQETYLFNDTIVNNIRIGKAEATLEEVMQAAKQAAIHEFIMTLPKGYDTSVGELGGLLSSGERQRLGLARAFLHNGVFLF; this is encoded by the coding sequence ATGAAGCGTCAATCTGGATTGAAGATAATGAGGCGATTAATTTTAGAATTAAAGCCACTCATTCATGTCATGGTTATGACGATAACGTTAGGGGTCTTAGGATTTTTAGCAGCAATTGCGATTGGAGTTTTAGCGGCGATTGCATTAGGAACATGGGTCGAGGGCTCGAGTGTTGTATCCTTTGAAACAGCCCTCGTCTTAATGGGGGTTTGTGCTGTAAGTCGCGGCTTATTACGTTATGGGGAACAGTTATCCGGTCATTATATTGCGTTTAAAATTTTATATCTGTTGCGCGATAAAATTTTTGCAAAATTGCGGACACTGGCACCGGCTAAATTGGAAGGGAAAGACAAGGGGAATCTAATTTCAATGATTACCTCGGATATTGAGTTATTAGAAGTGTTTTACGCGCATACGATTGCTCCTATCGCTATTGCTATCTTAACGAATAGTTTGATTTCTTTTGTGTTATCTCAAATTCATCCTGTTTATGGATGGGTTTCGGCTATTTATTTTATCGTCGTCGGCGTTTTAATTCCCTATTTTTCATCGATTTCTGTAAAGGAAGCAGGCGTTTTATATCGTCAGGTATTTGCAGATAGTAATCAATATATTTTAGATTCTTTGCGAGGGTTAAAAGAAATTATTTTCTTTAATCAGGGGGCAAACCGTCTAGCCAATCTGGATCATCACTCATGTACTTTAAATCAAAGTGTCAGACAGATTAAAAATCATGAAGGATTTGTTACGGGGTTAACAGGAGTCATTATTTCCTCGGCCATGTTAGTTTTTACGGGGACTGGTTTTTATTTTTATACAACGCATCAATTAAGTTTAACGGCAGTTTTGGTTGCGTTGGTTCTCATTGCCTCGTCGTTTGGACCTGTCGTCGCTTTAAGCAATTTATCCAATACATTGGCGCATACGTTTGCGTGTGCTCAACGTCTTTTTGATCTATTAGATGAGGTTCCACAAGTAGATGAGGTCGCTGGGGAGATGGAGATTCGGGCTGATCATCTTGCTTTTGATCGGGTGACATTTACATACCCCTCTAGTGACAGAGCAATTTTTAAAGAGGCCTCAATTTCAATTTCCAAGGGGGATAAATTAGCACTTGTCGGTCCGAGTGGGACGGGGAAGAGTACGTTTATTAAATTATTAATGCGTTATTTTGATGTTCAGGCGGGGCGTATTACAATTGATGGCACAACTATTTCAAAGATTCCGACGAATGCATTAAAAGCAAAGCAAACGCTTGTCAGTCAAGAGACTTACTTATTTAATGATACAATTGTGAACAATATCAGGATTGGAAAAGCCGAGGCTACTTTAGAAGAAGTGATGCAGGCGGCGAAACAGGCGGCCATTCATGAGTTTATCATGACCCTACCCAAGGGATATGATACATCGGTTGGTGAGTTAGGCGGCTTGTTATCTTCAGGTGAACGACAGCGTCTAGGATTGGCACGCGCCTTTTTACATAATGGGGTCTTCTTATTTTAG
- a CDS encoding ABC transporter ATP-binding protein/permease, with translation MMMNKRLIAMCDESKKYMGLTILCSWVGIVCNIVIVWLIGQLINRMVEGEALNMTGGSIGEALSSYPLIGPISLATGMIVVMIALVVKWVSHYLYGCYSYQASANARTTLRRLIYQKLLRLGMAYQQVEKTSGIVQLSIEGVEQLEIYFGKYIPQFFYSLLAPITLFVCLSFISFKAALVFMLGVPLIPLSIVAIMKVAKRILKAYWNNYANLGETFLENLQGLTTLKVYNQDERKHQEMNEEAEGFRQITMKVLSMQLNSINVMDLIAFGGSAIGTIVALYEFKRGMLQVGDLIVIILLSSEFFIPLRLLGSYFHIAMNGMAASDRIFALLDAPEEEEGALEMMPSSPQTVIQLSHLNFSYDGERQVLQDISLDLKSGGLTAIVGESGSGKSTIASLLLAQRRVANGSILINNLPLSDVRKEELYRYVSLVSAHSHIFKGTIRENLLMAREGVTTDEMMQALRTARLESFVMQLPQGLDTEVSDNGSSLSGGQKQRLALARVILADRPVIIFDEATSNIDVESEEAIWESIYELAKQKTVLVISHRLASVKEAKVIYVLNEGQLVESGTHHELMHRGGHYTRMVEKQHQLESMREVSR, from the coding sequence ATGATGATGAACAAGAGACTCATTGCGATGTGTGATGAGTCGAAGAAGTATATGGGGCTCACTATTTTATGCAGTTGGGTGGGAATTGTTTGTAATATCGTCATTGTTTGGTTGATTGGGCAGTTGATTAACCGAATGGTAGAGGGCGAGGCGTTAAATATGACAGGGGGATCGATAGGGGAGGCGTTGTCGTCGTATCCATTGATTGGCCCAATTTCTTTAGCTACAGGGATGATAGTTGTGATGATTGCCTTAGTTGTGAAGTGGGTGAGTCATTATTTATATGGATGTTACTCTTACCAAGCATCGGCAAATGCACGAACAACACTTCGACGTCTGATTTATCAGAAATTACTGCGATTGGGCATGGCGTATCAGCAAGTAGAGAAAACATCCGGAATTGTTCAGTTATCCATTGAAGGCGTTGAACAATTAGAGATTTATTTTGGCAAGTATATTCCACAATTCTTCTATTCGTTATTGGCGCCAATAACCTTGTTCGTCTGTTTATCATTTATTTCGTTTAAGGCGGCTCTTGTCTTTATGTTGGGGGTACCATTGATTCCTTTATCGATTGTCGCTATCATGAAGGTGGCAAAAAGAATTTTAAAGGCTTACTGGAATAATTATGCAAACTTAGGGGAAACCTTTTTAGAGAATTTACAAGGGTTAACAACGCTTAAGGTATATAATCAGGACGAACGAAAACACCAGGAAATGAATGAGGAGGCAGAGGGATTCCGACAAATTACGATGAAAGTATTAAGTATGCAATTAAACTCGATTAACGTGATGGATTTGATTGCCTTTGGGGGCTCTGCCATTGGAACAATTGTTGCCCTATATGAGTTTAAACGAGGAATGTTACAAGTCGGGGATTTAATTGTTATTATTTTATTGTCATCGGAATTTTTCATTCCGCTTCGCCTGCTAGGCTCTTATTTTCATATTGCGATGAATGGGATGGCAGCCTCGGATCGGATTTTTGCTCTGCTAGATGCACCGGAGGAGGAAGAAGGAGCGTTAGAAATGATGCCGTCAAGTCCTCAAACGGTGATTCAATTGAGTCATCTTAATTTTAGTTATGATGGGGAGCGACAGGTGTTGCAGGATATTTCTCTTGACCTTAAATCGGGGGGATTAACCGCGATTGTCGGGGAAAGTGGAAGTGGAAAAAGCACGATTGCCTCTCTTCTCCTCGCCCAAAGACGGGTAGCGAACGGATCGATTTTAATCAATAATCTTCCATTATCTGATGTGAGGAAAGAGGAACTTTATCGATATGTTTCGCTCGTTTCAGCGCATAGCCATATCTTTAAAGGGACGATCAGAGAAAATTTATTAATGGCCCGTGAAGGGGTGACAACGGATGAAATGATGCAGGCGTTACGGACTGCCCGTTTAGAATCATTTGTGATGCAGTTACCGCAAGGGTTGGATACGGAGGTCTCGGATAATGGAAGTTCGTTATCGGGGGGACAGAAACAGCGGTTAGCACTGGCTCGCGTTATTTTGGCCGATCGTCCTGTCATTATTTTTGATGAGGCGACATCAAATATTGATGTTGAAAGTGAGGAGGCCATTTGGGAATCGATTTATGAGCTGGCCAAGCAAAAGACTGTGTTGGTTATTTCACACCGATTGGCAAGTGTTAAAGAGGCAAAGGTTATTTATGTGTTAAATGAGGGACAACTCGTGGAATCGGGAACCCATCATGAATTGATGCACCGAGGAGGACACTATACTAGGATGGTAGAAAAACAACACCAGTTAGAAAGTATGAGAGAGGTGAGCAGATGA
- a CDS encoding 6-phospho-beta-glucosidase — MAFRENFLWGGATAANQCEGAYLEGGRGLANVDVVPAGSDRFSVGSGMMKMFSCNEEHYYPSHEAIDMYHHYKEDIALLAGMGFKCYRLSIAWSRIFPKGDELEPNEEGLKFYDNVFDECLKYGIEPLVTICHFDVPMHLIETIGGWRSRQMIDHYVRYCETIFKRYRDKVKYWLTFNEINMILHFPFMGAGLYFEEGENKQQVKYTAAHHELVASALATKIAHEINPEFKIGCMLAAGNTYANTCHPEDVWRSIEKDRENYFFIDVQSRGEYPAYALKQLEREGVKIPFVKGDKELLQTYTVDFISFSYYSSRLVSANPDVNKMTEGNVFDTLKNPYLEASEWGWQIDPLGLRITLNSLYDRYQKPLFIVENGLGAVDIPDEHGYVEDDYRIDYLREHIRAMKEAVELDGVDLLGYTTWGCIDLVSAGTGEMKKRYGFIYVDKDNEGNGTLRRSKKKSYNWYKKVIHSNGEDLE; from the coding sequence ATGGCGTTTAGAGAGAACTTTTTATGGGGAGGAGCAACTGCTGCAAACCAATGTGAAGGAGCATATTTAGAAGGAGGACGTGGATTAGCTAATGTTGATGTTGTTCCAGCTGGAAGTGATCGTTTTTCAGTGGGATCAGGAATGATGAAGATGTTTAGTTGCAATGAAGAGCATTACTATCCAAGTCATGAGGCAATTGATATGTATCATCATTATAAAGAGGATATTGCACTGTTGGCTGGAATGGGGTTCAAATGTTATCGTTTATCAATTGCATGGTCACGAATTTTTCCAAAAGGAGATGAATTAGAGCCAAACGAAGAAGGGTTAAAGTTTTACGACAATGTATTTGATGAATGTTTAAAGTATGGTATTGAACCGTTAGTAACCATTTGTCATTTTGATGTGCCAATGCATTTAATTGAAACGATTGGTGGGTGGAGAAGCCGTCAAATGATTGACCATTATGTGAGATATTGTGAGACCATTTTTAAACGGTATAGAGATAAAGTAAAGTATTGGCTAACATTTAATGAAATTAATATGATTTTGCACTTCCCATTCATGGGAGCGGGATTGTATTTTGAGGAAGGTGAAAATAAGCAGCAGGTTAAATATACGGCGGCTCATCATGAGTTAGTGGCCAGTGCTTTAGCAACGAAGATTGCCCATGAAATAAATCCAGAATTTAAAATTGGATGTATGTTAGCTGCTGGAAATACCTATGCTAATACTTGTCATCCAGAAGATGTTTGGAGGTCAATTGAAAAAGATCGCGAAAATTATTTCTTTATTGATGTTCAATCACGTGGGGAATATCCGGCGTATGCTTTAAAACAATTAGAGCGTGAAGGTGTTAAAATTCCATTTGTTAAAGGGGATAAAGAATTACTCCAAACGTATACAGTTGATTTTATTTCCTTTTCTTACTATTCTTCTCGTTTAGTTAGTGCAAATCCAGACGTCAATAAAATGACAGAGGGAAATGTTTTTGATACTTTAAAAAATCCTTACTTAGAAGCAAGTGAATGGGGATGGCAAATTGATCCACTAGGTTTAAGGATTACATTAAATTCATTATATGACCGCTATCAAAAACCATTGTTCATTGTTGAAAATGGGTTAGGTGCCGTGGATATTCCAGATGAACATGGTTATGTAGAAGATGATTACCGTATTGACTATCTCCGTGAACATATTAGAGCGATGAAAGAGGCGGTTGAATTAGACGGGGTTGATTTACTTGGATATACAACTTGGGGGTGCATTGACCTTGTTAGTGCCGGAACAGGTGAAATGAAAAAGCGATATGGTTTTATCTATGTTGATAAAGATAATGAAGGTAATGGAACCTTAAGACGTTCGAAAAAGAAATCATATAACTGGTATAAAAAGGTGATTCACTCAAATGGTGAAGATTTAGAATAG